The following are from one region of the Rhodanobacter sp. LX-99 genome:
- a CDS encoding BolA/IbaG family iron-sulfur metabolism protein produces MDPARIQAMIENGLPGARVEVSGADGVHFEATVIAGQFAGKLPLARHRLVYATLGELMGGAIHALALKTLTPQEAGIRDS; encoded by the coding sequence ATGGACCCCGCCCGCATCCAGGCGATGATCGAAAATGGCCTGCCCGGTGCCCGAGTGGAGGTCAGCGGGGCCGATGGCGTGCATTTCGAGGCCACCGTGATCGCCGGCCAGTTCGCCGGCAAGCTGCCGCTGGCGCGGCATCGGCTGGTGTATGCCACGCTGGGCGAGCTGATGGGCGGCGCGATCCACGCGCTGGCCCTGAAGACCCTGACACCCCAAGAAGCCGGGATTCGGGATTCGTGA
- a CDS encoding HAD hydrolase family protein gives MPTNYLADLPADLLTRAAKIRLAVFDVDGTLTDGRLWYAEDGRETKVFHVHDGLGLKRLQANGVQVAIITARISHPVALRAEELDIAHVYQGQSDKRACLRELLDALNLAPEQAAFTGDDLPDLPPMRLAGLAVAVANAHPWVAEAAHWQTARSGGMGAAREVCDLILHAQGKGDAERERWQ, from the coding sequence GTGCCCACCAACTACCTCGCCGATCTCCCCGCCGATCTCCTGACCCGCGCCGCGAAAATCCGCCTGGCGGTGTTCGACGTGGACGGCACGCTGACCGACGGGCGCCTGTGGTACGCCGAGGACGGCCGCGAGACCAAGGTGTTCCACGTGCACGACGGCCTCGGCCTGAAACGGCTGCAGGCGAACGGCGTGCAGGTCGCCATCATCACCGCGCGGATCAGCCACCCGGTCGCGCTGCGTGCCGAGGAACTGGACATCGCCCACGTCTACCAGGGCCAGAGCGACAAGCGCGCCTGCCTGCGGGAATTGCTCGATGCGTTGAACCTCGCCCCCGAACAGGCCGCCTTCACCGGCGACGACCTGCCCGACTTGCCGCCGATGCGCCTCGCCGGGCTGGCCGTGGCGGTGGCGAACGCGCACCCGTGGGTAGCCGAGGCGGCGCACTGGCAGACCGCACGGAGCGGCGGCATGGGCGCGGCGCGCGAGGTCTGCGACCTGATCCTGCACGCCCAGGGCAAGGGCGACGCGGAGCGGGAGCGCTGGCAGTGA
- the lptA gene encoding lipopolysaccharide transport periplasmic protein LptA, with the protein MLQPALARKDDRQKPANIAAKSFDATQQDNGVIHYKGNVLLTQGTLKATGALATAYLDADNSVTRVVITGTPAHIEQLDDSGNLMQGDATAIDYDNVKQVAVLTGNASVKQKGRGEAQGDKLTYNTQTSQMTGESSGDGMVHMTFQPRPKPATPAASSTTPASVSPAPAQSSPAPAQEQP; encoded by the coding sequence ATGCTGCAACCCGCGCTTGCCCGCAAGGATGACCGCCAGAAGCCGGCGAACATCGCAGCGAAATCATTCGACGCAACCCAGCAAGACAACGGCGTCATCCACTACAAGGGCAACGTGCTGCTCACCCAGGGCACCCTGAAGGCAACCGGCGCGCTGGCCACCGCTTACCTGGACGCGGACAACAGCGTCACGCGGGTCGTCATCACCGGCACGCCGGCGCACATCGAACAGCTCGATGACAGCGGCAACCTGATGCAGGGCGACGCCACCGCGATCGACTACGACAACGTCAAGCAGGTCGCCGTGCTGACCGGCAATGCATCGGTCAAGCAGAAAGGCCGCGGCGAAGCCCAGGGCGACAAGCTGACCTACAACACCCAGACCAGCCAGATGACCGGCGAGAGCAGCGGCGACGGCATGGTGCACATGACCTTCCAGCCCAGGCCGAAACCGGCCACGCCGGCCGCATCCTCAACTACGCCGGCCTCCGTCTCGCCGGCCCCGGCGCAAAGCAGTCCGGCCCCAGCGCAGGAACAACCCTGA
- a CDS encoding KpsF/GutQ family sugar-phosphate isomerase, giving the protein MNARIAPPAPIDLNPDAITRSARTVIATEAAAVEALEARIGPAFVEACRLILACKGRVVVSGMGKSGHIGRKIAATLASTGTPAFFVHPGEASHGDLGMILPQDVVLAISYSGETDELLLILPVIKRQGIPLIAITGRPGSSLATQADVHLDGSISNEACPLGLAPTTSTTVALVLGDALAIALLEARGFTSDDFARSHPAGALGRRLLLHIGDVMHTGDDVPRVSPDASLTAALVEMTRKHLGMTAVVDAEQRLLGVFTDGDLRRALDDEGVDLRGATVAELMTRGPKTIGADKLAAEAAQLMEKYQIHALLVVDDEQHVVGALNIHDLLRARVV; this is encoded by the coding sequence ATGAACGCACGCATCGCCCCACCCGCCCCGATCGACCTGAACCCGGACGCCATCACGCGCAGCGCGCGCACGGTGATCGCCACCGAAGCGGCCGCGGTCGAGGCGCTGGAGGCGCGGATCGGGCCGGCCTTCGTCGAAGCCTGCCGGCTGATCCTGGCCTGCAAGGGCCGCGTGGTGGTCAGCGGCATGGGCAAGTCCGGGCATATCGGGCGCAAGATCGCCGCCACCCTGGCTTCCACCGGCACGCCGGCGTTCTTCGTGCACCCGGGCGAAGCCAGCCACGGCGACCTCGGCATGATCCTGCCGCAGGACGTGGTGCTGGCGATCTCCTACTCCGGCGAGACCGACGAACTGCTGCTGATCCTGCCGGTGATCAAGCGCCAGGGCATCCCGCTGATCGCGATCACCGGCCGCCCCGGTTCCTCGCTGGCGACCCAGGCCGACGTGCACCTGGACGGCAGCATCTCCAACGAAGCCTGCCCGCTCGGCCTGGCGCCGACCACCAGCACCACCGTGGCGCTGGTGCTGGGCGACGCGCTGGCGATCGCGCTGCTGGAGGCGCGCGGCTTCACCTCGGACGACTTCGCCCGCTCGCATCCGGCCGGCGCGCTGGGCCGGCGCCTGCTGCTGCACATCGGCGACGTGATGCACACCGGCGACGACGTGCCGCGGGTCTCGCCCGACGCCAGCCTCACCGCGGCCCTGGTCGAGATGACCCGCAAGCACCTGGGCATGACCGCCGTGGTCGACGCCGAACAGCGCCTGCTGGGCGTGTTCACCGATGGCGACCTGCGCCGCGCGCTGGACGACGAGGGCGTGGACCTGCGCGGCGCCACCGTCGCGGAACTGATGACGCGTGGTCCGAAGACGATCGGCGCCGACAAGCTGGCGGCGGAAGCGGCGCAGCTGATGGAGAAGTACCAGATCCACGCGCTGCTGGTGGTCGACGACGAACAGCACGTGGTCGGCGCACTGAACATTCACGATCTGCTCCGTGCGCGTGTCGTCTGA
- the lptC gene encoding LPS export ABC transporter periplasmic protein LptC, with the protein MSLRRYLRDRRLPAATIAIALAAGVAQLLLWWFGPAPKTSDFVGPPRSSYTLSDARMTEFNAAGQPSFRLQSPHLERREGDDSLYLNSPTFQLPARQAGVPDWQGESLYGWVNKDGSLLKLQGPVTMHRPAFGSTPATEMHTSDVTAWPKENRLETAAPARIVQGASTISGVGMRANLTNKHLELLDDVHSTFMPAKPGR; encoded by the coding sequence GTGAGCCTTCGCCGCTACCTGCGCGACCGGCGCCTGCCGGCCGCGACCATCGCCATCGCGCTCGCCGCGGGCGTGGCCCAGCTGCTGTTGTGGTGGTTCGGGCCGGCACCGAAGACCAGCGACTTCGTCGGTCCGCCGCGCTCCAGCTACACCCTCTCCGACGCCCGGATGACCGAATTCAACGCCGCGGGCCAGCCCAGCTTCCGCCTGCAGTCGCCGCACCTGGAACGCCGCGAGGGCGACGACTCGCTCTACCTCAATTCGCCCACCTTCCAGTTGCCGGCCAGGCAGGCCGGCGTGCCGGACTGGCAGGGCGAATCGCTGTATGGCTGGGTCAACAAGGATGGCAGCCTGCTCAAGCTGCAGGGCCCGGTGACCATGCACCGGCCGGCATTCGGCAGCACGCCGGCCACCGAGATGCATACCTCCGACGTCACCGCCTGGCCGAAGGAAAACCGCCTGGAGACCGCCGCGCCGGCACGGATCGTTCAAGGAGCATCTACAATCAGCGGGGTCGGCATGCGCGCCAACCTCACCAACAAGCACCTGGAGTTGCTCGATGATGTCCACAGCACGTTCATGCCAGCCAAGCCGGGCCGTTAA
- the purN gene encoding phosphoribosylglycinamide formyltransferase produces the protein MTTAPAKVAVLASGRGSNLAALLAAREHGDLPVEFVLVGSDRASAGALRLAEAANIPTLALDPRSYPDRRAFDLDLFQRVAASGAEWLVLAGFMRILDGEALRPWVGRIINIHPSLLPKYRGLHTHRRALEAGDREHGASVHFVTAELDGGPVIAQARLPIEAGDDEQLLAQRLLPLEHRLLPAVLGLLVSGRLQWDGQAPRFDGQPLAAPLRLDDDGLSP, from the coding sequence GTGACAACCGCACCTGCCAAAGTCGCCGTGCTCGCTTCCGGGCGCGGCAGCAACCTCGCTGCGCTGCTCGCCGCGCGCGAGCACGGCGACTTGCCGGTCGAGTTCGTGCTGGTCGGCAGCGACAGGGCCAGTGCCGGCGCGCTGCGCCTGGCCGAGGCGGCGAACATTCCCACCCTGGCGCTGGACCCGCGCAGCTATCCGGACCGCCGCGCGTTCGACCTGGACCTGTTCCAGCGCGTTGCCGCCAGCGGCGCCGAATGGCTGGTGCTGGCCGGCTTCATGCGCATCCTCGACGGCGAGGCGCTGCGGCCGTGGGTGGGCCGCATCATCAACATCCACCCTTCGCTGCTGCCGAAATACCGCGGCCTGCACACGCATCGCCGCGCGCTGGAAGCGGGCGACCGCGAGCACGGCGCCAGCGTGCATTTCGTCACCGCCGAACTGGATGGCGGCCCGGTGATCGCACAGGCACGCCTGCCGATCGAAGCCGGCGACGACGAGCAACTGCTGGCGCAACGGCTGCTGCCGCTGGAACACCGGCTGCTGCCTGCGGTGCTGGGCCTGCTGGTCAGCGGGCGCCTGCAATGGGACGGCCAGGCGCCACGCTTCGACGGCCAGCCGCTGGCGGCGCCATTGCGGCTGGACGACGACGGCCTTTCTCCTTAA
- the raiA gene encoding ribosome-associated translation inhibitor RaiA produces the protein MQFQLSGQQIEVTPALRDHATAKLDRLTRLDDKLKSLAIVLSVDKLQHRADGTLGVVGATLHAEATEADMYASLDVLFDKLVAQLRKYREKVADKHQREAREERQYG, from the coding sequence ATGCAATTCCAACTCAGCGGCCAGCAGATTGAAGTCACCCCGGCCCTGCGCGACCACGCCACCGCCAAGCTCGACCGCCTCACCCGCCTCGACGACAAATTGAAGAGCCTCGCGATCGTGCTGTCGGTCGACAAGCTGCAGCACCGCGCGGATGGCACCCTGGGCGTCGTCGGCGCCACTCTGCACGCCGAGGCTACCGAGGCCGACATGTACGCCTCCCTCGACGTGCTGTTCGACAAACTGGTCGCCCAGTTGCGCAAGTACCGTGAAAAGGTCGCCGACAAACACCAGCGCGAAGCGCGCGAAGAGCGCCAGTACGGCTGA
- the lptB gene encoding LPS export ABC transporter ATP-binding protein, which translates to MLSAEGLQKSFKARQVVRDFGFSIREGEVVGLLGPNGAGKTTCFYMVVGLIEADGGTIKLDKQDITGLPMHARARLGIGYLPQEASVFRRLSVSDNIMAVLELRDGLGEQQRSAELENLLDELKIAHIAGQKGISLSGGERRRVEIARALAANPRYMLLDEPFAGVDPISVGEIQRIVRHLKERGIGVLITDHNVRETLGICDRAYILNDGEVLSRGTPAHILADEKVREVYLGREFRL; encoded by the coding sequence GTGCTCTCCGCCGAAGGTTTGCAGAAAAGCTTCAAGGCGCGCCAGGTCGTTCGCGATTTCGGCTTCTCGATCCGCGAGGGCGAGGTGGTCGGCCTGCTCGGCCCCAACGGCGCCGGCAAGACCACCTGTTTCTACATGGTGGTCGGCCTGATCGAGGCCGATGGCGGCACGATCAAGCTGGACAAGCAGGACATCACCGGGCTGCCGATGCATGCGCGTGCCCGGCTCGGCATCGGCTACCTGCCGCAGGAGGCGTCGGTGTTCCGCCGGCTCAGCGTGTCCGACAACATCATGGCCGTGCTGGAGCTGCGCGACGGGCTCGGCGAGCAGCAGCGCAGCGCCGAGCTGGAAAACCTGCTGGACGAGCTGAAGATCGCGCACATCGCCGGGCAAAAGGGCATCAGTCTGTCCGGCGGCGAACGGCGCCGGGTGGAGATCGCCCGCGCGCTGGCCGCCAACCCGCGCTACATGCTGCTGGACGAGCCGTTCGCCGGGGTCGACCCGATCTCGGTCGGCGAGATCCAGCGCATCGTGCGGCACCTGAAGGAGCGCGGCATCGGCGTGCTGATCACCGACCACAACGTGCGCGAGACCCTGGGCATCTGCGACCGCGCCTACATCCTGAACGACGGCGAGGTGCTGTCGCGCGGCACCCCGGCGCACATCCTCGCCGACGAGAAGGTGCGCGAGGTCTACCTGGGCCGCGAATTCCGCCTCTGA
- a CDS encoding RNA polymerase factor sigma-54 translates to MKPALQFRLHQQLTLTPQLQQAIRLLQLSQLELEAELRQIAESNPLLEFAEEVEDDEATESVEAESEYPSVEAVAASSSDDGDAGDWSDGGGVAETPIDFSSNSGGNGSSGSRGDDDFEPQNAAPETLQQHLLWQLNLASFNPRQHLIATVLIDALNPAGYLGEGLEAVLAALPADFNASVEEVEAVRRRLQGFDPTGVGSLDLRDCLRVQLEQFDPDTPQRDLALRIVDAELDLLARNDIARLARRLRASEDDVAAAAVLIRSLDPRPGAALDATPVEYVAPDVYALRDGSRWRVSLNPDAQPRLGLNQHYCGLIAQARGEDASWMRGQLQEARWLIKSLESRAETLLKVAEAIVRRQSAFLDYGPEAMHPLVLREVAEEVGMHESTISRVTTRKYMHTPRGTFELKYFFSSGVSTEDGGSASATAIQAMLRKLIESEDVRKPLSDLAIAEELQRKGIQVARRTVAKYREGLRIPTSSERQRAG, encoded by the coding sequence ATGAAACCTGCGCTACAGTTTCGCCTCCACCAGCAGCTGACCCTGACGCCGCAATTGCAGCAGGCGATACGCTTGCTGCAACTGTCGCAACTGGAGCTGGAAGCCGAACTGCGGCAGATCGCCGAGAGCAACCCCCTGCTGGAGTTCGCCGAGGAAGTCGAGGACGACGAGGCGACCGAGAGCGTCGAGGCCGAAAGCGAATACCCCAGCGTCGAGGCGGTCGCCGCCAGCAGCAGTGATGACGGCGACGCCGGCGACTGGTCGGACGGCGGTGGCGTGGCCGAAACGCCGATCGACTTCTCCAGCAACAGCGGGGGCAACGGCAGCAGCGGTTCGCGCGGCGACGACGATTTCGAGCCGCAGAACGCCGCGCCGGAAACGCTGCAGCAGCACCTGCTGTGGCAGCTCAACCTGGCCTCGTTCAATCCGCGCCAACACCTGATCGCCACCGTGCTGATCGACGCGCTCAATCCCGCCGGCTACCTGGGCGAAGGGCTGGAGGCGGTGCTCGCCGCCCTGCCCGCCGACTTCAACGCCAGCGTCGAGGAGGTCGAGGCCGTGCGCCGCCGGCTGCAGGGCTTCGACCCCACCGGCGTGGGCAGCCTCGACCTGCGCGACTGCCTGCGCGTGCAGTTGGAGCAGTTCGACCCGGATACGCCGCAGCGCGATCTGGCGCTGCGCATCGTCGACGCCGAACTCGACCTGCTCGCGCGCAACGACATCGCCCGACTGGCGCGGCGCCTGCGCGCCAGCGAGGACGACGTGGCCGCGGCCGCCGTGCTGATCCGCAGCCTCGACCCGCGCCCCGGCGCGGCGCTCGACGCCACCCCGGTGGAATACGTGGCGCCGGACGTCTACGCGCTGCGCGACGGCAGCCGCTGGCGGGTCAGCCTGAACCCGGACGCGCAACCGCGGCTGGGCCTGAACCAGCACTACTGCGGCCTGATCGCCCAGGCCCGCGGCGAGGATGCCAGCTGGATGCGCGGCCAGCTGCAGGAGGCGCGCTGGCTGATCAAGAGCCTGGAGTCGCGCGCCGAGACCCTGCTCAAGGTCGCCGAGGCGATCGTGCGGCGGCAGAGCGCGTTCCTCGACTACGGCCCCGAAGCCATGCACCCGCTGGTGCTGCGCGAGGTGGCCGAGGAAGTGGGCATGCACGAATCCACCATTTCCCGCGTCACCACCCGCAAGTACATGCACACCCCGCGCGGCACGTTCGAGCTGAAATACTTCTTTTCCAGCGGTGTTTCCACCGAGGACGGCGGCAGCGCCTCGGCCACTGCGATCCAGGCCATGCTGCGCAAGCTGATCGAGTCCGAGGACGTGCGCAAGCCGTTGTCCGACCTGGCGATCGCCGAGGAACTGCAGCGCAAGGGCATCCAGGTCGCCCGCCGCACCGTCGCCAAATACCGGGAAGGGCTGCGCATTCCCACGTCCAGCGAACGCCAGCGCGCGGGCTGA
- the murA gene encoding UDP-N-acetylglucosamine 1-carboxyvinyltransferase: MAKILISGGTPLHGEVGISGAKNAVLPILAGCLLADEPVSIGNVPHLHDVTTFIELLGQMGVQLVLDDRMKMHVDPRTTSTCVAPYDLVRTMRASILVLGPLVARFGQAEVSLPGGCAIGSRPVDQHIRGLQALGAEITVENGYIKAKASRLKGTRIVMDMVTVTGTENIMMAATLAHGTTVIENAAQEPEVVDLAHCLIAMGAQIEGAGTSTMVIHGVERLHGAEYEVLPDRIETGTFLVGAAMTGGKVRARHARANTLEAVLAKLEESGAHISTGDDWIELDMGGRRPKAVNISTAPYPAFPTDMQAQFTALNCVAEGTGVVTETVFENRFMHAHELQRLGADIRLEGNTAVVQGVAQMSGAPIMATDLRASACLVLAGLVAKGDTTVDRVYHIDRGYENIEEKLGVLGAKIRRLPN, translated from the coding sequence ATGGCCAAAATTCTGATCAGCGGCGGCACGCCGCTTCATGGCGAGGTCGGCATTTCCGGCGCCAAGAATGCCGTGCTGCCGATTCTTGCTGGCTGCCTGCTGGCCGATGAGCCGGTCAGCATCGGCAACGTGCCGCACCTGCACGACGTCACCACGTTCATCGAACTGCTCGGCCAGATGGGCGTGCAACTGGTGTTGGACGACCGCATGAAGATGCACGTCGACCCGCGCACCACCAGCACCTGCGTGGCGCCGTACGACCTGGTGCGCACGATGCGCGCCTCGATCCTGGTGCTCGGCCCGCTGGTGGCGCGCTTCGGCCAGGCCGAGGTCTCGCTGCCGGGCGGCTGCGCGATCGGCTCGCGCCCGGTCGACCAGCACATCCGTGGCCTGCAGGCGCTGGGTGCCGAGATCACGGTCGAGAACGGCTACATCAAGGCGAAGGCATCGCGGCTGAAGGGCACGCGCATCGTGATGGACATGGTCACCGTCACCGGCACCGAGAACATCATGATGGCGGCCACCCTGGCCCACGGCACCACGGTGATCGAGAACGCGGCGCAGGAGCCCGAGGTGGTCGACCTGGCGCATTGCCTGATCGCGATGGGCGCGCAAATCGAGGGCGCCGGCACGTCCACCATGGTGATCCACGGCGTCGAGCGCCTGCACGGCGCCGAGTACGAGGTGCTGCCCGACCGCATCGAGACCGGCACCTTCCTGGTCGGCGCGGCGATGACCGGCGGCAAGGTACGCGCGCGCCACGCCCGCGCCAACACGCTCGAGGCGGTGCTGGCCAAGCTGGAGGAATCCGGTGCGCACATCTCCACCGGCGACGACTGGATCGAGCTGGACATGGGCGGCCGCCGGCCGAAGGCGGTCAACATCAGCACCGCGCCGTACCCGGCGTTTCCCACCGACATGCAGGCGCAGTTCACCGCGCTGAACTGCGTCGCCGAGGGCACCGGCGTGGTCACCGAGACGGTGTTCGAGAACCGCTTCATGCATGCGCACGAGCTGCAGCGCCTCGGTGCGGACATCCGCCTCGAGGGCAACACCGCGGTGGTGCAGGGCGTCGCGCAGATGAGCGGCGCGCCGATCATGGCCACCGACCTGCGCGCCTCGGCCTGCCTGGTGCTGGCCGGCCTGGTGGCCAAGGGCGACACCACGGTCGATCGCGTCTACCACATCGACCGCGGCTACGAGAACATCGAGGAAAAGCTCGGCGTGCTCGGCGCCAAGATCCGCCGCCTGCCGAACTGA
- a CDS encoding DUF3108 domain-containing protein translates to MTIRPLLAPLLGLGLLLGTPAAPAATPTAFTATYDVSQAGSPMGRATVSLRAAGNGEWIYSKDVKGTGGLAALLGASVTESSRFRWRGDVPEAISYDYQLQAAVKTKQRHMVVDWAKKQVAVDEGKGPQTYPASPGMVERNTLALALGLALRDGKQQVALPVAVRQEVQVQNFKVTGKEAITVPAGSFDAERIDRTDADRGFSAWYAPDRYPLPVKLSQHDGGDMVMELVSYKAD, encoded by the coding sequence ATGACTATCCGACCCCTGCTCGCTCCCCTGCTCGGCCTCGGCCTGCTGCTCGGTACCCCGGCCGCGCCCGCCGCCACGCCCACCGCGTTCACCGCCACCTACGACGTGTCGCAGGCTGGCTCGCCGATGGGTCGGGCCACGGTGAGCCTGCGCGCGGCCGGCAACGGCGAGTGGATCTACAGCAAGGACGTCAAGGGCACCGGCGGACTGGCCGCCCTGCTCGGCGCCAGCGTCACGGAAAGCTCGCGCTTCCGCTGGAGAGGCGACGTGCCCGAGGCGATCAGCTACGACTACCAGTTGCAGGCGGCGGTGAAGACCAAGCAGCGCCACATGGTGGTCGACTGGGCGAAAAAGCAGGTCGCCGTCGACGAGGGCAAGGGTCCGCAGACCTATCCGGCCAGTCCGGGCATGGTCGAGCGCAATACCCTCGCGCTGGCACTGGGCCTGGCCTTGCGCGACGGCAAGCAGCAGGTCGCGTTGCCGGTAGCGGTGCGCCAGGAAGTGCAGGTGCAGAACTTCAAGGTGACCGGCAAGGAAGCCATCACCGTTCCTGCCGGCAGCTTCGACGCCGAACGGATCGACCGCACCGACGCCGACCGCGGCTTCAGCGCGTGGTACGCCCCCGACCGCTATCCGCTGCCGGTGAAACTGTCGCAGCACGACGGCGGCGACATGGTGATGGAGCTGGTGAGCTACAAAGCCGACTGA